A genomic stretch from Trichlorobacter lovleyi includes:
- a CDS encoding DUF4258 domain-containing protein — translation MRRHEEAYKSLHKAGRRIDDWDTVELTDIPFTYHAREKVSGRAISEEQIRRVIDGGREVHHRHATVFFVGSKEIAQDRSLADCEGIHVVCSPNAAVVITVYRNKVFTERRYQSGQCPRNRFSPRKRYGKS, via the coding sequence GTGAGGCGGCACGAAGAGGCGTACAAATCTCTGCACAAGGCGGGGAGGCGAATAGATGATTGGGATACCGTTGAGTTAACGGATATCCCTTTCACCTACCATGCTCGCGAAAAAGTTTCCGGTCGAGCAATATCGGAGGAACAGATCAGGCGTGTTATCGATGGTGGTCGTGAGGTCCACCATCGCCACGCCACTGTCTTTTTTGTAGGCTCCAAAGAAATAGCACAGGACCGGTCTCTTGCTGATTGTGAGGGTATTCATGTGGTGTGCTCTCCAAATGCCGCTGTGGTCATCACGGTGTATCGCAATAAGGTTTTTACTGAGCGCAGGTATCAGTCTGGGCAGTGCCCTCGAAACAGGTTTTCGCCGAGAAAGCGGTACGGCAAAAGTTAG
- a CDS encoding ATP-binding protein yields the protein MSIATQDSSLATVNFTVHPAILDSIISKQSGTLHKAMAELVMNSIDAGASKVEVTLDAQTFVVADNGKGFESREEIMTCFAEFGTPQSKEKTFGRFRIGRGQCFVWGKVTWRSGTYRMVVDTKNKGLQFDFHENEPFVEGCVVTGELYAPLESYVLKSELRELNHMVEYVETDLFVNGTKVNTKPSEKPWMYETDDAYIDIDSSRFGHLSTYNQGVFCFNFDLGALGLAGTVVSKQPLTVNFARNQIMMNECKVWHRIEKHLKDVGVNKLLGKKYLSAGEQEAIVDRFLSGEFEYLQVRDCPILTDVAGVNFSFATLFRSKAITVMSNDASSLSDQVHASKMARVLTLKTLERFDCEDLYGLHLILMSSIQNAQKKSESKGRTGKILEDDLQAAESLAWIEDVREYAPSFGNGFSLVDDKMLKPRERMALNALRRGNQYICRILKDADIETWVKPRKIYAGESDSEAWTDGISYICINRRHLKAVHKSPDRFLYVVQLLVHEYLHECQDNQRHYHDELFHEDFHRAILHVKMKGTCVRDLYSVATTIASYYASALFEAKVEIPESYAQFGGAARDVFTNLKYNLRDTKKELKLFKMASPLVDDPERLCFYKMKVGGKDLCFYMSCAGPFMVIEGNENRWGGGRQLLVKERLAIEFYGGRNESEDGLRSYTLRNLYRNCVWERDFCQMFEASQDEVVDLANLLGAYLYLNGGDSKSLVPARDPKTDNEGFYVSDLCRKYLRAWAGKEPVLAEYCGREPLDCKDWYKAIKQA from the coding sequence GTGAGCATAGCCACCCAGGATTCATCTCTTGCCACCGTTAATTTTACTGTCCACCCGGCTATTCTGGATTCGATTATATCGAAACAGTCGGGAACGCTTCACAAGGCGATGGCCGAGCTAGTTATGAACAGCATTGACGCGGGGGCGTCAAAAGTAGAAGTGACGCTGGACGCTCAAACGTTCGTTGTCGCAGATAACGGCAAGGGTTTCGAGAGCCGTGAAGAGATCATGACCTGTTTTGCTGAGTTCGGCACGCCGCAGTCCAAGGAGAAGACTTTCGGGAGGTTCCGGATCGGCCGTGGCCAGTGTTTTGTTTGGGGCAAGGTTACCTGGCGGTCAGGCACCTACCGGATGGTGGTGGATACAAAAAACAAAGGCCTCCAGTTTGATTTCCATGAAAATGAGCCGTTTGTCGAAGGATGTGTTGTAACTGGCGAATTGTATGCTCCATTAGAGTCTTACGTTCTCAAGTCAGAGCTACGTGAGCTTAACCATATGGTTGAGTATGTTGAAACCGATCTTTTTGTCAACGGGACAAAAGTCAACACAAAGCCATCGGAGAAGCCATGGATGTACGAGACGGACGACGCCTACATTGATATCGATTCGTCAAGATTCGGCCACCTCTCAACCTATAACCAAGGTGTTTTTTGTTTTAACTTCGATTTAGGTGCTTTGGGCCTTGCCGGCACTGTGGTTTCTAAGCAACCGTTGACCGTAAACTTCGCCAGAAACCAGATCATGATGAATGAGTGCAAGGTTTGGCACCGGATAGAAAAACATCTCAAAGACGTTGGAGTTAACAAATTACTCGGCAAAAAGTACCTGTCGGCCGGCGAACAGGAGGCGATAGTTGATCGTTTTTTGTCGGGAGAATTTGAATACCTCCAGGTCAGGGATTGTCCAATTCTGACAGATGTGGCCGGGGTAAATTTTTCTTTTGCCACTTTATTCAGAAGCAAAGCAATCACGGTTATGTCAAATGACGCCTCTTCCTTGAGCGACCAGGTGCATGCTTCGAAAATGGCGCGTGTGTTAACCCTTAAAACACTTGAGCGTTTTGATTGCGAAGATTTATACGGTCTGCATTTGATTCTGATGAGCTCTATCCAAAACGCTCAGAAGAAGTCTGAATCAAAGGGCAGGACTGGCAAAATTTTGGAAGACGATCTTCAGGCCGCCGAATCTTTGGCCTGGATCGAGGATGTAAGAGAATATGCGCCTTCCTTTGGCAACGGTTTTTCACTTGTCGATGACAAGATGCTCAAGCCACGCGAAAGAATGGCGCTAAACGCTCTGAGGCGCGGGAATCAGTACATCTGTCGTATTTTGAAGGATGCGGATATCGAAACATGGGTCAAGCCTAGAAAAATTTACGCAGGCGAATCCGATTCAGAGGCATGGACGGACGGCATTTCGTACATCTGCATCAACCGCAGGCACTTGAAGGCAGTTCACAAGAGTCCAGACCGGTTCCTGTATGTCGTGCAGCTGCTTGTGCATGAGTACCTTCACGAATGCCAGGACAACCAGCGTCATTACCATGACGAGCTCTTCCATGAAGATTTCCATAGGGCAATTTTGCATGTAAAGATGAAAGGCACCTGTGTCAGGGATCTCTATAGCGTGGCAACAACCATCGCATCGTATTATGCGTCTGCCTTGTTTGAAGCGAAAGTGGAGATACCGGAGTCCTATGCCCAATTTGGCGGTGCTGCAAGGGATGTCTTTACTAATTTGAAGTACAACCTTCGGGACACGAAGAAGGAGCTTAAGCTATTCAAGATGGCCTCGCCGTTGGTGGATGATCCGGAAAGGCTTTGTTTCTATAAGATGAAAGTTGGAGGCAAGGATCTTTGTTTTTACATGAGTTGCGCCGGCCCGTTCATGGTAATCGAGGGTAATGAAAACAGATGGGGTGGGGGACGCCAGTTGCTGGTTAAAGAGCGTCTTGCCATTGAATTTTATGGTGGGCGAAATGAGAGTGAGGACGGTTTGCGTTCTTACACACTGAGAAACTTGTATCGAAACTGTGTGTGGGAAAGGGACTTTTGCCAGATGTTTGAGGCATCACAGGATGAGGTGGTTGACCTCGCCAATTTACTTGGTGCTTATCTCTATCTAAACGGAGGTGATTCTAAAAGCTTGGTGCCTGCCAGAGATCCCAAAACTGATAATGAAGGCTTTTATGTTTCGGATCTATGCAGGAAATATTTGCGTGCATGGGCTGGAAAAGAGCCTGTACTCGCTGAATACTGTGGTCGGGAGCCGCTTGACTGCAAAGACTGGTACAAGGCGATCAAGCAGGCATGA